Part of the Heptranchias perlo isolate sHepPer1 unplaced genomic scaffold, sHepPer1.hap1 HAP1_SCAFFOLD_252, whole genome shotgun sequence genome, tagtcctgtatcaatccaaaactaatctcactgccccgctctctccccatcgccctgtttcaatcccaaactaatcccaatgtcccgctctctccccatagccctgtatcaatccaaaactaatcccactgccccgctctctccccatagccctgtatcaataccaaactaatcccaatgtcccgctctctccccataatcctgtaccaatccaaaactaatcccactgccccgctctccccccatagccctgtaccaatccaaaactaatcccactgccccactctctccccataaccctgtaccaatccaaaactaatcccactgccccgctgtccccccatagccctgtatcaatcccaaactaatctcactgtcccactctctccccatagccccgtgtcaatcctaaactaatccctcggccctgctctctccccatggccctgtagcTGGTacttggggtggggatcccctgTCAGTACATGGCCGGTGGGGTGGTCCGCACCCCTGGGGTCTCCCTGTCTTTTGTCCGCCACATTCCCGGGGCCATGTCAACCCTCTCCATTTTGACCGATTTTCACTGCTCCCTTCCCCCTCTGTTATTCTGCTGTCACCATTTCCACCTCCTCTGCCCACATTTGTCcaattatcacctccttttgccatttaaccactcctgctccccgccctaccacagaccttcccttttgttctttcccttttGCCTGATTGCACTTGTTTAAAAGCTGTTCACCTCTCCTCTCGACAGTCTCTGTCCACAGTCTGAGTCACAGAACCAGTTGCACaactcagttctgatgaaaggtcatcgacctgaaacgttaactctgtttctttctccacagatgctgcctgacctgctgagtatttcatagtagtatcatagtatagttcagcacagaaggaagtcattcagcccatcgtgcctgtgctagctctttgaaagagcgatccaattcgtcccactcccctgtgttttccctataaccctgtaaatctttccccttcaagtatttatccaattcccatttgaaagttactattgaatctgcttccaccgccctttcaggcagtgcattccagatcagaacaattcgctgcgtaaaaaaatgtttcctcatctcccctctgattcttttgccattaaccttaaaactgtgtcatctggttactgacccctctaccactgcaaacagtttctgcttatttactctgtcaaaacaattcatgattttgaacacctcgatcaaatctctcctttgctcaaaggagaacaaccccagtttctccagtcgctcgagcattatctgtttttatgtCTGATTTCCCCcaaccgcagtattttgctttcgagcTGGCCACAGAACTCGGCGGGGAAAGTACGGAGAGACGCAGAAATGGTTTATTTTCTGAATGACTTGGAAACAGAGGCCGGAGAGGGTGTGAACGAAGATGGGCCTGAGCTGGTAATTCCCAAAGTTAGAGAGCAACTGTGCGTTCTGCCTCGATACATCGAGGCAATAGGTCGTGAAAGGTTTGTTGAATTCTACgcgcagggagggagagggcgaaggtTTCATGATTTCCAATCCCCGCCAAACTAGAACTGACTTCGCAACATTAAAAAAACTCCCGAGACGGGAGCATTTTCCATCACTTTTTAAGATGCTCTCCTGCCTTCAGCCTTCAGCAAGATGTTGGAAGAAATCCagacaaataaaaattgttgtgcACCAGACCAGCCTTCATTTTTGTTGCTTCCCGCTTGATAAAAATTTACATTTCATCGCAATTTGCGAGGTTGTCCCAAACGATTGCAACTAAGCAGGTTCCACTGTATCATTCTggggaatctgcactgcaccccctccaaggccaatatatccttcctgagctgcAGTGTCCACAACACAagatagtactccagatggggactAACCAGAGCTCTGGACAACAATATTGCACATTAGCCTGAGAGGGGGAGGTGTGCGAGGGGTTAAATCATCCAAAACACTCATTCTACAGATATTTGATACATATTTATGATGCTGGTAAGCAATGGTTAATTCAAGTAACCCGCTCTAATCCACCGGACTTTGAAACTGTTTGTAGGCAGTATTGAGCATCCCATAATTAAACAGCTTGAAGCAAGGTTACAGTTAGTGAGCTCGAGGCCAAACACAGTCTTAATGAGACCTTCCACTCTCCGGGATTCTTACCCCATTCCCCTCACCCCGAGCCCCTCACCCTGAACCCCTCACCCCGAACCCACACCCCGAGCCCCTCACCCTGAGCCCCTCACCCTGAACCCCTCACCCAGaacccctcaccttcccttcacccctcaccttcccctcacccagaacccctcaccctgaacccctcacccctcaccctgagcccctcaccctgagcccctcaccctgagcccctcacccctcaccttcccttcacccctcaccttcccttcacccctcaccttcccctcacccctcaccttcccctcacccctcaccttcccctcacccctcaccttcccctcacccctcaccttcccctcacccctcaccttcccttcacccctcaccttcccttcacccctcaccttcccctcacccctcaccttcccctcacccctcaccttcccttcacccctcaccttcccttcacccctcaccttcccttcacccctcaccttcccctcacccctcaccttcccctcacccctcaccttcccctcacccctcaccttcccctcaccccgagcccgcaccctcccctcaccctgaaccccacaCCCTGGGCCTGGCAccttcccttcacccctcacccctcaccttcccttcacccctcacccctcaccttcccttcacccctcaccttcccctcacccctcaccttcccttcacccctcaccttcccctcacccctcaccttcccctcacccctcaccttcccctcacccctcaccttcccttcacccctcacctgcccctcacccctcaccttcccttcacccctcacctgcccctcaccctgaacccctcacccctcaccttcccctcacccctcaccttcccctcacccctcaccttcccctcacccctcaccttcccttcacccctcacctgcccctcacccctcacctgcccctcaccccgcaccttcccctcacccctcaccttcccctcaccctgaaccccgcacctgtgcacaaattggctgctgcatttgccgacAGCAGTGACGACACgttaaaaagtatttcattttctgtgaggcactttggaacatcctgaggtcatgaaaggtgctttaaataaatgcaagttctttttctgtcCTTCTTTCGAACATGTTCTCTTGTTGCTTGTGTCAGAAGCTTCCTGGCTGCAATGTCTCCTGTGAAGGTTGTACCTCTTGGCAGCAGTCAACGAGTTGGGAGAGTTGAAGCTGAGAAACTATGGTTTATATATTGTGGGGCAGAAATCCATCTCGAGCGGAAGCGTGAAACGGGGGGTATGGCCAACGGAACCCAATATCAGGCCGGGCACATAACGGGCGGTATGGCCAACggaacccaatatcgggccgggcgtataacgggcggtatgGCCAACGGAACCCAATATCGGGCCAGGTGTATGACGGGCAGTATAGCCAATGGCacccaatatcgggccgggcGTATAATGGGCGGTATAGCCAACGGAACCCAATATCGGGCCAGGTGTATGACGGGCAGTATAGCCAAtggaacccaatatcgggccgggcgtataacaggcggcatagccaatggaacccaatatcgggccgggcatataacgggcggtatagccaacggaacccaatatcgggccgggcgtataacgggcagtatagccaatggaacccaatatcgggccgggcgtataacaggcggcaTAGCCAACGAaacccaatatcgggccgggcgtataacgggcggtatagccgatggaacccaatatcgggccgggcgtataacgggcggtatagccaatggaacccaatatcgggccgggcGTATAATGGGCGGTACAGCCAACGGAACCCAATATCGGGCCAGGTGTATGACGGGCAGTATAGCCAAtggaacccaatatcgggccgggcgtataacaggcggcatagccaatggaacccaatatcgggccgggcATATAACGGGTGGTATAGCCAACggaacccaatatcgggccgggcgtataacgggcggtatagccaatggaacccaatatcgggccgggcgtataacgggtggctgatgcGCTGCCGCCCAAGTTGGATTTCTACTCCTGCGTCTGGTGACGTTTCAGGAGACGAGGTGAAGTCCTTCTCACACGCCCAGCATTTGGAGAGCTCCTCCCCTCAGAGGGCGCGCCGATCCCGCGAGAGGTCGGAGGGGTAACCGAGTGACCGGaggcgggtgggggaggggtcgaaCCGGACCTCGCCGCACGGCGCCGGAACAGCTGCGACCGCCGGCTGAAGGCCCGCCGAGGCCACTCTGAGTGGATGCGCTCGTGGACCAGGAGGGCCGTCGAGCGGAGGAAGGCCTTCCCGCACATCGAGCACTTGTAGGCCTTGTCCCCGCTGTGCAGGCGCTGGTGGTTCAGGAAGCTGTAGGCGTGGGCGAAGGCCTGGTCGCACAGCGTGCACTTGTAGGGCCGCTCGCCGGTGTGGACGCGCCGGTGGACGGTGAGGCTGTACGGCCGGGAGAAGCTCTTCCCGCACACCGAGCACAGGTGCTGCTTCggtgggcggggggaggaagaggaggaaggtgaAGGGTCCCCGTTGGGACCAGGGGTCTTCGCCTGGGCCGGAGATCTGTCGGAGCTTTCCCCGGAGTGGCAGCACCTGTGCGTGGAGAAGGGTGACAGGTGGCTGTACATCTTGGCGCAAATGGGGCACTTGTAGATCTTCATGCCGGTGTGGACCCGCTGGTGCATCAGTAGCGAGGAGGAGCGGACGAAGCTCATGGGGCAGGCCAAGCAGCGGTAGGGCTTCTCCCTCATGTGGATGCGCTGGTGGACCAGCTGGTCGGAGGAGCGGGCAAAGGCCTTGTGGCACACCGGGCAGGCGAAGGGCTTCTCGCCAGTGTGGAGACGCTGGTGCTGGCGCATGGCGTAGAGCCAGGTGAAGGCCTTGTGGCACACGGGGCAGGTGAAGGGCTTGTCACCGGAGTGTACCCGCTGGTGCTGGCGCAGGCCGGAGGGCTGGGCAAAGGCCTTGCCGCAGGTCGGGCACTGGAACTGCTTCTGCCCCAGGTGGATGTAGCGGTGGATCTTGAGGTTGGAGGGGCGGCTGAACATCTTCCCGCAGTCGGGACACTGCACCCTCTTGTCCCCCCGGGGGGCGCGCTCGCCCCCTGGCAGGTCGGAGGGCGGGGAAACAGCGGTTTGCGGATCCATTCTCCCTCCTGCCCTTGCGACGAGGAACAAGACTCCGCACtttggggggaggcgagggtggaaAATGAGCAACAGGAGACTCCGCACAAAGGACGAGGCAGCGAGGGCAGTGGATCTCAGGCAAAGCACGCTGCCCAAATCCTAGGCACGAAAGAGCCCCTCCTTCGGATGCATTTCCCTTGCTGAAGATCAGAGGAGGACGAGTTCAACAGGACAactcaattgccaggcaatgccaATGCTCCGCCCCCCACACTGGGTCCGGGCTAGTTGGACAAGGCAGGAGAACGTCTCTTCGTTGTCAACAGCTGTCCCTCTCCAAATCCAACCAATACCGACACCTTGCACGGACTGTCTCGGAGAACGGGTGGCTTTTCCATCCCACCCCTCACCAAGGGGGCTCAGCTGGGTCCTTCGACTCCTCGCGTCTCCTCCAAAACTGAGAAACAAATGAAACAAAtgaacactttaggaaggatgtcaaggccttggagagggcgcagaggaggtttgacgagaatggtaccagggatgcggggctGTCCAgaggttggggttgttctcctcagggcagagaaggtgaaggggagatttggtggaggtgttcaaaattatgcagggttttgatcgagcaaataaggagaaaccgtttccactggcagaagggtcgcaggtttaagataactggcaaaagaaccagaggcgacatgaggaaatatattttcatgcagcgagttgttctgatctgcaatgcactgcctgaaagggtggtggaagcagattgcttttcaaaagggaattggataaatacatgaaggggggaaatttgcaggggagtgggactaattggatagctctttcaaagagccagtacaggcacgatgggacgaatggcctccttctgctctgtatcaatctatgattctatatctttaTCTGCTGCCAAGGCAACTGTACACTATGGGATATTGACGTGTAAGTCACACCCCCGTGTACGgtgcccggggagaactcccctgctcttcttcgaaatagtgccgtggaatcttttacgttcacctgagagcgcagacggggtctcgagttaacgcctcatctgaaacacagcacctccgaaagtgtagcactccctcaggactgcccctccgacaatgcagcactccctcagtactgcccctccgacagtgcagtgctccctcagtactgtccctccgacagtgcagcactccctcagtactgcccctccgacagtgcagcactccctcagtactgcccctccgacagtgcagtgctccctcagtactgcccctccgacagtgcagtgctccctcagtactgcccctccgacagtgcagcactccctcagtactgcccctccgacagtgcagcactccctcagtactgcccctcccacagtgcagtgctccctcagtactgcccctcagatagtacagcactccctcagtactgcccctcccacagtacagcactccctcattactgcccctcccacagtgcagtgctccctcagttctgcccctccgacagtgcagcactcgctcagtcctgcactggagtgtgagccagGATTATCtggtcaagtgtctggagtgggagttgaactgaTAACCTCGGACTCAGGTGTGAGTGCGCTCCCCACAGAGAGACGGCTTCATCAAAGCGATTCTGGACTCTGTGTCCACCACTGGTTTTGAAAAGGGGATTTCTtaataactcgctgcatgaaaaaagTCCCTTTATTCTTTTCTGATTGATATTAAGTTTGCGCCCCTTTTTCAAAAGTCTAAAATTTAAGTTTCTCTCATCTCTCCTCCGAGCTCATCCCATTTAGACCAGGATCAGTCTCTTTGTAGCTTTCGAATGCAACTTTATCTTGTCTGTGATCTCACCCACTTCCCTCCCCCCTGCCttccttcactctctcactctcacacacacactcactcccccctctccctccctccctcccactctcacacacactcactcccccctctccctccctccctccctcccactctcacacacacactcactcccccctcatccctcccctccctcccactctcacatacacactcactcccccctctcccctccctccctcccactctcacacacactccccccactcccccctctccctccctccctcccactctcatacacactcactcccccctctccctccctccctcccactctcatacacactcactcccccctctccctccctccctcccactctcacatacacaccactccactcccccctctccctccctccctcccactctcatacacactcactccaccccctctccctccctccctcccactctcacatacacactcactccccccctctccctccctccctcccactctcacacacacactcactcccccctctccctccctccctcccactctcacacacacactcactccaccctctccctccctccctcccactctcacacacactcactccccccctctccctccctccctcccactctcacatacacactcactcccccctctccctccctccctcccactctcacacacattcacttcccccctctccctccctccctcccactctcacacacacactcactcccccctctccctccctccctctcactctcacacacacactcactcccccctctccctccctcccctcccacctcacactacacactcactcccccctctccctccctccctcccactctcacataaacactcactccccccctctccctcccctccctcccactctcacacacacactcacctccccccctctcc contains:
- the LOC137310405 gene encoding zinc finger protein 239-like produces the protein MRQHQRLHTGEKPFACPVCHKAFARSSDQLVHQRIHMREKPYRCLACPMSFVRSSSLLMHQRVHTGMKIYKCPICAKMYSHLSPFSTHRCCHSGESSDRSPAQAKTPGPNGDPSPSSSSSPRPPKQHLCSVCGKSFSRPYSLTVHRRVHTGERPYKCTLCDQAFAHAYSFLNHQRLHSGDKAYKCSMCGKAFLRSTALLVHERIHSEWPRRAFSRRSQLFRRRAARSGSTPPPPASGHSVTPPTSRGIGAPSEGRSSPNAGRVRRTSPRLLKRHQTQE